From a single Osmerus eperlanus chromosome 8, fOsmEpe2.1, whole genome shotgun sequence genomic region:
- the tpd52l1 gene encoding tumor protein D53 isoform X5 produces the protein MPVVLPDLYSSVLGEAVVGDWGEGPAGEDWGKMSLSEDWVMPSHYDMHLEAAERGHLRTGLLDAEPLRESEEDNMVSDVDLNNTVTEEEREEIQQELAKLEEEISTLRQVLSSKEKQHAELKQKLGITPLSELRNNFSRSWYDMQTSTAYKKTSETFSTAGQKTSAAFNNLGSAISRKFGDMRNSPSFKSFEEKVESTVSNIKTKVGGTGGSFEEVLSSAAHASTQDTPSNHLIDSPEETR, from the exons ATGCCTGTCGTCCTCCCAGATCTGTACTCCAGTGTTCTGGGGGAGGCGGTGGTCGGGGACTGGGGCGAGGGCCctgctggggaggactggggtaAGATGTCCCTGTCTGAGGACTGGGTCATGCCCAGTCACTATGACATGCATCTGGAAGCTGCAG AGAGGGGACACCTGAGAACAG GTCTGCTTGATGCAGAGCCTCTCAGGGAATCGGAGGAGGACAACATGGTGTCAGACGTGGACCTCAACAACACTGTGAccgaagaggagagggaagagatccAGCAGGAGCTGGCCAAG ttaGAGGAGGAAATCTCTACTCTGAGGCAGGTCCTGTCCTCCAAGGAGAAGCAGCATGCAGAGCTCAAGCAGAAGCTGGGCATCACCCCCCTCAGTGAGCTGCGCAACAACTTCAGCCGCAGCTGGTACGACATGCAGACCTCCACCGC gtacaAGAAGACGTCAGAGACCTTCAGCACAGCAGGCCAGAAAACCTCTGCAGCGTTCAACAATCTGGGGTCTGCCATCAGCAGGAAGTTTGGAGACATGAG AAACTCCCCCAGCTTCAAGTCCTTTGAGGAGAAAGTGGAGAGCACCGTCTCCAACATAAAG ACCAAAGTGGGCGGGACCGGGGGGAGCTTCGAGGAGGTGCTGTCCTCAGCAGCCCACGCCAGCACCCAGGACACGCCCTCCAACCACCTGATTGACAGCCCAGAAGAGACCCGCTAG
- the tpd52l1 gene encoding tumor protein D53 isoform X2, with product METRQQDLYSSVLGEAVVGDWGEGPAGEDWGKMSLSEDWVMPSHYDMHLEAAERGHLRTGLLDAEPLRESEEDNMVSDVDLNNTVTEEEREEIQQELAKLEEEISTLRQVLSSKEKQHAELKQKLGITPLSELRNNFSRSWYDMQTSTAYKKTSETFSTAGQKTSAAFNNLGSAISRKFGDMRSNSIGHSMSMPTMRNSPSFKSFEEKVESTVSNIKQTKVGGTGGSFEEVLSSAAHASTQDTPSNHLIDSPEETR from the exons ATCTGTACTCCAGTGTTCTGGGGGAGGCGGTGGTCGGGGACTGGGGCGAGGGCCctgctggggaggactggggtaAGATGTCCCTGTCTGAGGACTGGGTCATGCCCAGTCACTATGACATGCATCTGGAAGCTGCAG AGAGGGGACACCTGAGAACAG GTCTGCTTGATGCAGAGCCTCTCAGGGAATCGGAGGAGGACAACATGGTGTCAGACGTGGACCTCAACAACACTGTGAccgaagaggagagggaagagatccAGCAGGAGCTGGCCAAG ttaGAGGAGGAAATCTCTACTCTGAGGCAGGTCCTGTCCTCCAAGGAGAAGCAGCATGCAGAGCTCAAGCAGAAGCTGGGCATCACCCCCCTCAGTGAGCTGCGCAACAACTTCAGCCGCAGCTGGTACGACATGCAGACCTCCACCGC gtacaAGAAGACGTCAGAGACCTTCAGCACAGCAGGCCAGAAAACCTCTGCAGCGTTCAACAATCTGGGGTCTGCCATCAGCAGGAAGTTTGGAGACATGAG ATCAAATTCTATAGG ACATTCTATGAGCATGCCTACCATgag AAACTCCCCCAGCTTCAAGTCCTTTGAGGAGAAAGTGGAGAGCACCGTCTCCAACATAAAG CAGACCAAAGTGGGCGGGACCGGGGGGAGCTTCGAGGAGGTGCTGTCCTCAGCAGCCCACGCCAGCACCCAGGACACGCCCTCCAACCACCTGATTGACAGCCCAGAAGAGACCCGCTAG
- the tpd52l1 gene encoding tumor protein D53 isoform X3 encodes MPVVLPDLYSSVLGEAVVGDWGEGPAGEDWGKMSLSEDWVMPSHYDMHLEAAERGHLRTGLLDAEPLRESEEDNMVSDVDLNNTVTEEEREEIQQELAKLEEEISTLRQVLSSKEKQHAELKQKLGITPLSELRNNFSRSWYDMQTSTAYKKTSETFSTAGQKTSAAFNNLGSAISRKFGDMRSNSIGHSMSMPTMRNSPSFKSFEEKVESTVSNIKTKVGGTGGSFEEVLSSAAHASTQDTPSNHLIDSPEETR; translated from the exons ATGCCTGTCGTCCTCCCAGATCTGTACTCCAGTGTTCTGGGGGAGGCGGTGGTCGGGGACTGGGGCGAGGGCCctgctggggaggactggggtaAGATGTCCCTGTCTGAGGACTGGGTCATGCCCAGTCACTATGACATGCATCTGGAAGCTGCAG AGAGGGGACACCTGAGAACAG GTCTGCTTGATGCAGAGCCTCTCAGGGAATCGGAGGAGGACAACATGGTGTCAGACGTGGACCTCAACAACACTGTGAccgaagaggagagggaagagatccAGCAGGAGCTGGCCAAG ttaGAGGAGGAAATCTCTACTCTGAGGCAGGTCCTGTCCTCCAAGGAGAAGCAGCATGCAGAGCTCAAGCAGAAGCTGGGCATCACCCCCCTCAGTGAGCTGCGCAACAACTTCAGCCGCAGCTGGTACGACATGCAGACCTCCACCGC gtacaAGAAGACGTCAGAGACCTTCAGCACAGCAGGCCAGAAAACCTCTGCAGCGTTCAACAATCTGGGGTCTGCCATCAGCAGGAAGTTTGGAGACATGAG ATCAAATTCTATAGG ACATTCTATGAGCATGCCTACCATgag AAACTCCCCCAGCTTCAAGTCCTTTGAGGAGAAAGTGGAGAGCACCGTCTCCAACATAAAG ACCAAAGTGGGCGGGACCGGGGGGAGCTTCGAGGAGGTGCTGTCCTCAGCAGCCCACGCCAGCACCCAGGACACGCCCTCCAACCACCTGATTGACAGCCCAGAAGAGACCCGCTAG
- the tpd52l1 gene encoding tumor protein D53 isoform X1, whose amino-acid sequence MPVVLPDLYSSVLGEAVVGDWGEGPAGEDWGKMSLSEDWVMPSHYDMHLEAAERGHLRTGLLDAEPLRESEEDNMVSDVDLNNTVTEEEREEIQQELAKLEEEISTLRQVLSSKEKQHAELKQKLGITPLSELRNNFSRSWYDMQTSTAYKKTSETFSTAGQKTSAAFNNLGSAISRKFGDMRSNSIGHSMSMPTMRNSPSFKSFEEKVESTVSNIKQTKVGGTGGSFEEVLSSAAHASTQDTPSNHLIDSPEETR is encoded by the exons ATGCCTGTCGTCCTCCCAGATCTGTACTCCAGTGTTCTGGGGGAGGCGGTGGTCGGGGACTGGGGCGAGGGCCctgctggggaggactggggtaAGATGTCCCTGTCTGAGGACTGGGTCATGCCCAGTCACTATGACATGCATCTGGAAGCTGCAG AGAGGGGACACCTGAGAACAG GTCTGCTTGATGCAGAGCCTCTCAGGGAATCGGAGGAGGACAACATGGTGTCAGACGTGGACCTCAACAACACTGTGAccgaagaggagagggaagagatccAGCAGGAGCTGGCCAAG ttaGAGGAGGAAATCTCTACTCTGAGGCAGGTCCTGTCCTCCAAGGAGAAGCAGCATGCAGAGCTCAAGCAGAAGCTGGGCATCACCCCCCTCAGTGAGCTGCGCAACAACTTCAGCCGCAGCTGGTACGACATGCAGACCTCCACCGC gtacaAGAAGACGTCAGAGACCTTCAGCACAGCAGGCCAGAAAACCTCTGCAGCGTTCAACAATCTGGGGTCTGCCATCAGCAGGAAGTTTGGAGACATGAG ATCAAATTCTATAGG ACATTCTATGAGCATGCCTACCATgag AAACTCCCCCAGCTTCAAGTCCTTTGAGGAGAAAGTGGAGAGCACCGTCTCCAACATAAAG CAGACCAAAGTGGGCGGGACCGGGGGGAGCTTCGAGGAGGTGCTGTCCTCAGCAGCCCACGCCAGCACCCAGGACACGCCCTCCAACCACCTGATTGACAGCCCAGAAGAGACCCGCTAG
- the tpd52l1 gene encoding tumor protein D53 isoform X7 gives METRQQDLYSSVLGEAVVGDWGEGPAGEDWERGHLRTGLLDAEPLRESEEDNMVSDVDLNNTVTEEEREEIQQELAKLEEEISTLRQVLSSKEKQHAELKQKLGITPLSELRNNFSRSWYDMQTSTAYKKTSETFSTAGQKTSAAFNNLGSAISRKFGDMRSNSIGHSMSMPTMRNSPSFKSFEEKVESTVSNIKQTKVGGTGGSFEEVLSSAAHASTQDTPSNHLIDSPEETR, from the exons ATCTGTACTCCAGTGTTCTGGGGGAGGCGGTGGTCGGGGACTGGGGCGAGGGCCctgctggggaggactggg AGAGGGGACACCTGAGAACAG GTCTGCTTGATGCAGAGCCTCTCAGGGAATCGGAGGAGGACAACATGGTGTCAGACGTGGACCTCAACAACACTGTGAccgaagaggagagggaagagatccAGCAGGAGCTGGCCAAG ttaGAGGAGGAAATCTCTACTCTGAGGCAGGTCCTGTCCTCCAAGGAGAAGCAGCATGCAGAGCTCAAGCAGAAGCTGGGCATCACCCCCCTCAGTGAGCTGCGCAACAACTTCAGCCGCAGCTGGTACGACATGCAGACCTCCACCGC gtacaAGAAGACGTCAGAGACCTTCAGCACAGCAGGCCAGAAAACCTCTGCAGCGTTCAACAATCTGGGGTCTGCCATCAGCAGGAAGTTTGGAGACATGAG ATCAAATTCTATAGG ACATTCTATGAGCATGCCTACCATgag AAACTCCCCCAGCTTCAAGTCCTTTGAGGAGAAAGTGGAGAGCACCGTCTCCAACATAAAG CAGACCAAAGTGGGCGGGACCGGGGGGAGCTTCGAGGAGGTGCTGTCCTCAGCAGCCCACGCCAGCACCCAGGACACGCCCTCCAACCACCTGATTGACAGCCCAGAAGAGACCCGCTAG
- the tpd52l1 gene encoding tumor protein D53 isoform X4, whose protein sequence is MPVVLPDLYSSVLGEAVVGDWGEGPAGEDWGKMSLSEDWVMPSHYDMHLEAAERGHLRTGLLDAEPLRESEEDNMVSDVDLNNTVTEEEREEIQQELAKLEEEISTLRQVLSSKEKQHAELKQKLGITPLSELRNNFSRSWYDMQTSTAYKKTSETFSTAGQKTSAAFNNLGSAISRKFGDMRNSPSFKSFEEKVESTVSNIKQTKVGGTGGSFEEVLSSAAHASTQDTPSNHLIDSPEETR, encoded by the exons ATGCCTGTCGTCCTCCCAGATCTGTACTCCAGTGTTCTGGGGGAGGCGGTGGTCGGGGACTGGGGCGAGGGCCctgctggggaggactggggtaAGATGTCCCTGTCTGAGGACTGGGTCATGCCCAGTCACTATGACATGCATCTGGAAGCTGCAG AGAGGGGACACCTGAGAACAG GTCTGCTTGATGCAGAGCCTCTCAGGGAATCGGAGGAGGACAACATGGTGTCAGACGTGGACCTCAACAACACTGTGAccgaagaggagagggaagagatccAGCAGGAGCTGGCCAAG ttaGAGGAGGAAATCTCTACTCTGAGGCAGGTCCTGTCCTCCAAGGAGAAGCAGCATGCAGAGCTCAAGCAGAAGCTGGGCATCACCCCCCTCAGTGAGCTGCGCAACAACTTCAGCCGCAGCTGGTACGACATGCAGACCTCCACCGC gtacaAGAAGACGTCAGAGACCTTCAGCACAGCAGGCCAGAAAACCTCTGCAGCGTTCAACAATCTGGGGTCTGCCATCAGCAGGAAGTTTGGAGACATGAG AAACTCCCCCAGCTTCAAGTCCTTTGAGGAGAAAGTGGAGAGCACCGTCTCCAACATAAAG CAGACCAAAGTGGGCGGGACCGGGGGGAGCTTCGAGGAGGTGCTGTCCTCAGCAGCCCACGCCAGCACCCAGGACACGCCCTCCAACCACCTGATTGACAGCCCAGAAGAGACCCGCTAG
- the tpd52l1 gene encoding tumor protein D53 isoform X6 yields MPVVLPDLYSSVLGEAVVGDWGEGPAGEDWERGHLRTGLLDAEPLRESEEDNMVSDVDLNNTVTEEEREEIQQELAKLEEEISTLRQVLSSKEKQHAELKQKLGITPLSELRNNFSRSWYDMQTSTAYKKTSETFSTAGQKTSAAFNNLGSAISRKFGDMRSNSIGHSMSMPTMRNSPSFKSFEEKVESTVSNIKQTKVGGTGGSFEEVLSSAAHASTQDTPSNHLIDSPEETR; encoded by the exons ATGCCTGTCGTCCTCCCAGATCTGTACTCCAGTGTTCTGGGGGAGGCGGTGGTCGGGGACTGGGGCGAGGGCCctgctggggaggactggg AGAGGGGACACCTGAGAACAG GTCTGCTTGATGCAGAGCCTCTCAGGGAATCGGAGGAGGACAACATGGTGTCAGACGTGGACCTCAACAACACTGTGAccgaagaggagagggaagagatccAGCAGGAGCTGGCCAAG ttaGAGGAGGAAATCTCTACTCTGAGGCAGGTCCTGTCCTCCAAGGAGAAGCAGCATGCAGAGCTCAAGCAGAAGCTGGGCATCACCCCCCTCAGTGAGCTGCGCAACAACTTCAGCCGCAGCTGGTACGACATGCAGACCTCCACCGC gtacaAGAAGACGTCAGAGACCTTCAGCACAGCAGGCCAGAAAACCTCTGCAGCGTTCAACAATCTGGGGTCTGCCATCAGCAGGAAGTTTGGAGACATGAG ATCAAATTCTATAGG ACATTCTATGAGCATGCCTACCATgag AAACTCCCCCAGCTTCAAGTCCTTTGAGGAGAAAGTGGAGAGCACCGTCTCCAACATAAAG CAGACCAAAGTGGGCGGGACCGGGGGGAGCTTCGAGGAGGTGCTGTCCTCAGCAGCCCACGCCAGCACCCAGGACACGCCCTCCAACCACCTGATTGACAGCCCAGAAGAGACCCGCTAG
- the tpd52l1 gene encoding tumor protein D53 isoform X10, producing the protein METRQQGLLDAEPLRESEEDNMVSDVDLNNTVTEEEREEIQQELAKLEEEISTLRQVLSSKEKQHAELKQKLGITPLSELRNNFSRSWYDMQTSTAYKKTSETFSTAGQKTSAAFNNLGSAISRKFGDMRSNSIGHSMSMPTMRNSPSFKSFEEKVESTVSNIKQTKVGGTGGSFEEVLSSAAHASTQDTPSNHLIDSPEETR; encoded by the exons GTCTGCTTGATGCAGAGCCTCTCAGGGAATCGGAGGAGGACAACATGGTGTCAGACGTGGACCTCAACAACACTGTGAccgaagaggagagggaagagatccAGCAGGAGCTGGCCAAG ttaGAGGAGGAAATCTCTACTCTGAGGCAGGTCCTGTCCTCCAAGGAGAAGCAGCATGCAGAGCTCAAGCAGAAGCTGGGCATCACCCCCCTCAGTGAGCTGCGCAACAACTTCAGCCGCAGCTGGTACGACATGCAGACCTCCACCGC gtacaAGAAGACGTCAGAGACCTTCAGCACAGCAGGCCAGAAAACCTCTGCAGCGTTCAACAATCTGGGGTCTGCCATCAGCAGGAAGTTTGGAGACATGAG ATCAAATTCTATAGG ACATTCTATGAGCATGCCTACCATgag AAACTCCCCCAGCTTCAAGTCCTTTGAGGAGAAAGTGGAGAGCACCGTCTCCAACATAAAG CAGACCAAAGTGGGCGGGACCGGGGGGAGCTTCGAGGAGGTGCTGTCCTCAGCAGCCCACGCCAGCACCCAGGACACGCCCTCCAACCACCTGATTGACAGCCCAGAAGAGACCCGCTAG
- the tpd52l1 gene encoding tumor protein D53 isoform X9, which yields METRQQERGHLRTGLLDAEPLRESEEDNMVSDVDLNNTVTEEEREEIQQELAKLEEEISTLRQVLSSKEKQHAELKQKLGITPLSELRNNFSRSWYDMQTSTAYKKTSETFSTAGQKTSAAFNNLGSAISRKFGDMRSNSIGHSMSMPTMRNSPSFKSFEEKVESTVSNIKQTKVGGTGGSFEEVLSSAAHASTQDTPSNHLIDSPEETR from the exons AGAGGGGACACCTGAGAACAG GTCTGCTTGATGCAGAGCCTCTCAGGGAATCGGAGGAGGACAACATGGTGTCAGACGTGGACCTCAACAACACTGTGAccgaagaggagagggaagagatccAGCAGGAGCTGGCCAAG ttaGAGGAGGAAATCTCTACTCTGAGGCAGGTCCTGTCCTCCAAGGAGAAGCAGCATGCAGAGCTCAAGCAGAAGCTGGGCATCACCCCCCTCAGTGAGCTGCGCAACAACTTCAGCCGCAGCTGGTACGACATGCAGACCTCCACCGC gtacaAGAAGACGTCAGAGACCTTCAGCACAGCAGGCCAGAAAACCTCTGCAGCGTTCAACAATCTGGGGTCTGCCATCAGCAGGAAGTTTGGAGACATGAG ATCAAATTCTATAGG ACATTCTATGAGCATGCCTACCATgag AAACTCCCCCAGCTTCAAGTCCTTTGAGGAGAAAGTGGAGAGCACCGTCTCCAACATAAAG CAGACCAAAGTGGGCGGGACCGGGGGGAGCTTCGAGGAGGTGCTGTCCTCAGCAGCCCACGCCAGCACCCAGGACACGCCCTCCAACCACCTGATTGACAGCCCAGAAGAGACCCGCTAG
- the tpd52l1 gene encoding tumor protein D53 isoform X11, with translation METRQQGLLDAEPLRESEEDNMVSDVDLNNTVTEEEREEIQQELAKLEEEISTLRQVLSSKEKQHAELKQKLGITPLSELRNNFSRSWYDMQTSTAYKKTSETFSTAGQKTSAAFNNLGSAISRKFGDMRNSPSFKSFEEKVESTVSNIKTKVGGTGGSFEEVLSSAAHASTQDTPSNHLIDSPEETR, from the exons GTCTGCTTGATGCAGAGCCTCTCAGGGAATCGGAGGAGGACAACATGGTGTCAGACGTGGACCTCAACAACACTGTGAccgaagaggagagggaagagatccAGCAGGAGCTGGCCAAG ttaGAGGAGGAAATCTCTACTCTGAGGCAGGTCCTGTCCTCCAAGGAGAAGCAGCATGCAGAGCTCAAGCAGAAGCTGGGCATCACCCCCCTCAGTGAGCTGCGCAACAACTTCAGCCGCAGCTGGTACGACATGCAGACCTCCACCGC gtacaAGAAGACGTCAGAGACCTTCAGCACAGCAGGCCAGAAAACCTCTGCAGCGTTCAACAATCTGGGGTCTGCCATCAGCAGGAAGTTTGGAGACATGAG AAACTCCCCCAGCTTCAAGTCCTTTGAGGAGAAAGTGGAGAGCACCGTCTCCAACATAAAG ACCAAAGTGGGCGGGACCGGGGGGAGCTTCGAGGAGGTGCTGTCCTCAGCAGCCCACGCCAGCACCCAGGACACGCCCTCCAACCACCTGATTGACAGCCCAGAAGAGACCCGCTAG
- the tpd52l1 gene encoding tumor protein D53 isoform X12, with product METRQQDLYSSVLGEAVVGDWGEGPAGEDWGKMSLSEDWVMPSHYDMHLEAAERGHLRTGLLDAEPLRESEEDNMVSDVDLNNTVTEEEREEIQQELAKLEEEISTLRQVLSSKEKQHAELKQKLGITPLSELRNNFSRSWYDMQTSTAYKKTSETFSTAGQKTSAAFNNLGSAISRKFGDMRSNSIGYSIRHSMSMPTMRNSPSFKSFEEKVESTVSNIKTKVGGTGGSFEEVLSSAAHASTQDTPSNHLIDSPEETR from the exons ATCTGTACTCCAGTGTTCTGGGGGAGGCGGTGGTCGGGGACTGGGGCGAGGGCCctgctggggaggactggggtaAGATGTCCCTGTCTGAGGACTGGGTCATGCCCAGTCACTATGACATGCATCTGGAAGCTGCAG AGAGGGGACACCTGAGAACAG GTCTGCTTGATGCAGAGCCTCTCAGGGAATCGGAGGAGGACAACATGGTGTCAGACGTGGACCTCAACAACACTGTGAccgaagaggagagggaagagatccAGCAGGAGCTGGCCAAG ttaGAGGAGGAAATCTCTACTCTGAGGCAGGTCCTGTCCTCCAAGGAGAAGCAGCATGCAGAGCTCAAGCAGAAGCTGGGCATCACCCCCCTCAGTGAGCTGCGCAACAACTTCAGCCGCAGCTGGTACGACATGCAGACCTCCACCGC gtacaAGAAGACGTCAGAGACCTTCAGCACAGCAGGCCAGAAAACCTCTGCAGCGTTCAACAATCTGGGGTCTGCCATCAGCAGGAAGTTTGGAGACATGAG ATCAAATTCTATAGG CTACTCTATCAGACATTCTATGAGCATGCCTACCATgag AAACTCCCCCAGCTTCAAGTCCTTTGAGGAGAAAGTGGAGAGCACCGTCTCCAACATAAAG ACCAAAGTGGGCGGGACCGGGGGGAGCTTCGAGGAGGTGCTGTCCTCAGCAGCCCACGCCAGCACCCAGGACACGCCCTCCAACCACCTGATTGACAGCCCAGAAGAGACCCGCTAG
- the tpd52l1 gene encoding tumor protein D53 isoform X8 gives MPVVLPDLYSSVLGEAVVGDWGEGPAGEDWGKMSLSEDWVMPSHYDMHLEAAERGHLRTGLLDAEPLRESEEDNMVSDVDLNNTVTEEEREEIQQELAKLEEEISTLRQVLSSKEKQHAELKQKLGITPLSELRNNFSRSWYDMQTSTAYKKTSETFSTAGQKTSAAFNNLGSAISRKFGDMSIYGLELLYPRRYVPLVCGCVCVCVCMRVCFNVLVICMHVCVHPRVCFP, from the exons ATGCCTGTCGTCCTCCCAGATCTGTACTCCAGTGTTCTGGGGGAGGCGGTGGTCGGGGACTGGGGCGAGGGCCctgctggggaggactggggtaAGATGTCCCTGTCTGAGGACTGGGTCATGCCCAGTCACTATGACATGCATCTGGAAGCTGCAG AGAGGGGACACCTGAGAACAG GTCTGCTTGATGCAGAGCCTCTCAGGGAATCGGAGGAGGACAACATGGTGTCAGACGTGGACCTCAACAACACTGTGAccgaagaggagagggaagagatccAGCAGGAGCTGGCCAAG ttaGAGGAGGAAATCTCTACTCTGAGGCAGGTCCTGTCCTCCAAGGAGAAGCAGCATGCAGAGCTCAAGCAGAAGCTGGGCATCACCCCCCTCAGTGAGCTGCGCAACAACTTCAGCCGCAGCTGGTACGACATGCAGACCTCCACCGC gtacaAGAAGACGTCAGAGACCTTCAGCACAGCAGGCCAGAAAACCTCTGCAGCGTTCAACAATCTGGGGTCTGCCATCAGCAGGAAGTTTGGAGACATGAG CATATATGGTTTAGAATTACTGTATCCCCGGAGGTATGTTCctttagtgtgtgggtgtgtgtgtgtgtgtgtgtgcatgcgtgtgtgctttAATGTTTTAGTAATttgcatgcatgtttgtgtgcatccCCGAGTGTGTTTCCCATGA